Proteins found in one Camelus bactrianus isolate YW-2024 breed Bactrian camel chromosome 5, ASM4877302v1, whole genome shotgun sequence genomic segment:
- the LOC105073003 gene encoding PC-esterase domain-containing protein 1B-like produces MAHLRACEVRQLLHNKFVVVMGDSVQRTVYKDLVLLLQKDCLLSPRQLKAKGELSFEQDVLLEGGRWEGLHRGTHYREVRQFRSGHHLVRFYFLTRAYSPYVEDVLEDLRRGEHAPDVVVMNSCLWDLSRYGPDFRRSYREDLESLFGHLGQVLPESCLLVWNTAMPVAEMVSGSFLPPDRPSRCVRLREDVMEANFYSSTEASRHGFDVLDLHFHFRHAGQHRHRDGVHWDERAHRHLSQLLLAHVADAWGVYLPCRDPVGRWIRDGPARGHSGPVSQRQPRDSRGDPGEQSFSWFPPTSSCSHSLRRPVPFPQARHPFPPYSQGARVPSYPTSQRGFSSDSSRRRLEYPGEADLIGREARPGPIRRASTQHRSRASPPYPPRHSDEPQRCQRRRTNRRPRAQPEARPQ; encoded by the coding sequence ATGGCCCACCTGCGGGCTTGCGAAGTCCGGCAGCTGCTGCACAACAAGTTTGTGGTGGTCATGGGGGACTCTGTCCAGAGGACCGTGTACAAGGACCTGGTGCTCCTGCTGCAGAAGGACTGCCTGCTCTCTCCCAGACAGCTGAAGGCCAAGGGCGAGCTGAGCTTCGAGCAGGACGTGCTGCTGGAGGGCGGCAGGTGGGAAGGCTTGCACCGCGGCACCCACTACCGCGAGGTCCGCCAGTTCCGTTCGGGCCACCACCTGGTGCGTTTCTACTTCCTCACGCGCGCGTACTCCCCGTACGTCGAGGACGTCCTGGAAGACTTGCGGCGCGGCGAGCACGCCCCGGACGTCGTGGTCATGAACTCCTGCCTCTGGGACCTCTCCAGGTACGGCCCCGACTTCCGGAGGAGCTACCGGGAGGACTTGGAGAGCCTTTTCGGACACCTGGGCCAGGTGCTGCCCGAGTCCTGCCTCCTGGTGTGGAACACCGCCATGCCGGTGGCCGAGATGGTCTCCGGGAGCTTCCTCCCGCCAGACCGCCCATCCCGCTGCGTGCGCCTGCGAGAAGACGTGATGGAGGCCAACTTCTACAGCTCGACTGAGGCCAGCAGGCATGGCTTCGACGTGCTGGACCTCCATTTCCACTTCCGGCACGCTGGGCAGCACCGGCATCGAGATGGTGTGCACTGGGACGAGCGCGCGCACCGCCACCTCTCTCAGCTGCTGCTGGCGCACGTGGCTGACGCCTGGGGCGTGTACCTCCCCTGCCGCGACCCTGTGGGCAGGTGGATCAGGGATGGCCCTGCCAGAGGACACTCAGGCCCGGTGAGCCAGAGACAGCCCCGTGACAGCAGAGGTGACCCAGGTGAACAGTCCTTTTCCTGGTTCCCACCCACGTCTTCGTGCTCCCATTCCCTACGGAGacctgtgccctttccccaggctCGACATCCGTTCCCACCCTACTCCCAAGGTGCCCGTGTGCCCTCCTACCCAACTTCACAGCGCGGGTTCTCCAGTGATTCTTCAAGGCGCCGGCTTGAATATCCTGGCGAAGCCGACTTGATTGGCCGTGAGGCGCGTCCGGGCCCCATCCGCAGAGCCTCTACCCAACATCGGAGCAGAGCATCACCTCCCTACCCTCCCCGGCATTCTGACGAGCCACAAAGATGCCAGCGAAGGCGAACAAACAGACGGCCCCGAGCACAGCCAGAGGCAAGGCCTCAGTAG